A part of Aegilops tauschii subsp. strangulata cultivar AL8/78 chromosome 2, Aet v6.0, whole genome shotgun sequence genomic DNA contains:
- the LOC141040633 gene encoding uncharacterized protein, which yields MAEPTTADLAKMIEALTTKVASLQTSVAALQKEKSASSSGADGAHDGQHHNDRPPRFQKMDFPKFDGKSDPLAFINRCESFFHQQRIAEEEKVWMASYNLEGTAQLWYMQVQRDEGTPPWRRFTELLNLRFGPPLRANPLGELMACKRTTSVVDFQERFEALLPRAGFLSETQKVQIFTAGLQPPLSLDVEIHNPQSLAVAMSLARKLELRDQCALASAPPVRFQQKGILPAPVPRLAPPAPAPPAAPQPAPVLPEGRQIKRLSQEEMEERRRLGLCFNCNEKFGRGHNRVCQRIFPLDLAPDDDDDDAASATADASPADPWISLHAISGVAHERDYADAYHTRGCLPPRPDRLRLHPQLHRRGGGRPCYTAIPHP from the coding sequence ATGGCAGAACCAACCACCGCTGATTTGGCCAAGATGATCGAGGCCTTGACTACAAAAGTGGCGTCCCTGCAGACGTCCGTCGCCGCACTGCAGAAGGAGAAGTCCGCCTCCTCGTCGGGCGCTGACGGGGCCCACGATGGGCAGCACCACAACGATCGACCACCCCGGTTTCAGAAGATGGACTTCCCCAAGTTCGACGGCAAGTCCGACCCTCTCGCATTCATCAACAGATGCGAGTCCTTCTTCCATCAACAACGGATCGCCGAGGAGGAGAAAGTGTGGATGGCGTCATACAATCTCGAGGGTACTGCCCAACTGTGGTATATGCAGGTCCAGCGCGACGAGGGCACACCTCCGTGGCGCCGCTTCACCGAGCTGCTCAATCTCCGCTTCGGGCCACCTCTGCGCGCTAACCCGCTGGGCGAACTGATGGCGTGCAAGCGCACGACGTCCGTCGTCGACTTTCAGGAGCGGTTTGAGGCGCTCCTTCCCCGGGCAGGCTTCTTATCGGAGACACAGAAGGTTCAGATCTTCACCGCGGGACTCCAGCCACCCCTCAGCCTCGACGTGGAGATCCACAATCCGCAATCCCTCGCCGTCGCCATGAGTCTCGCCCGCAAGTTGGAGCTGCGCGACCAGTGCGCGCTCGCCTCCGCGCCACCGGTTCGTTTTCAGCAGAAGGGCATCCTCCCGGCGCCCGTACCACGCCTCGCGCCCCCCGCACCGGCACCACCAGCCGCACCCCAGCCTGCCCCCGTTCTGCCGGAAGGGCGCCAAATCAAACGCCTGTCAcaggaggagatggaggaacgCCGTCGCCTGGGCCTCTGCTTCAATTGTAATGAGAAGTTTGGCAGGGGCCACAACCGCGTGTGTCAGCGCATCTTTCCCCTCGACCTGGCGccagacgacgacgacgacgacgcggccTCCGCCACCGCTGATGCCTCGCCGGCCGACCCTTGGATCTCGCTCCACGCAATCTCCGGCGTTGCGCACGAGCGAGACTATGCAGATGCATATCACACTCGGGGGTGTCTCCCTCCTCGCCCTGATCGACTCCGGCTCCACCCACAACTTCATCGCCGAGGAGGCGGCCGCCCGTGCTACACTGCCATCCCCCACCCCTGA